From Cricetulus griseus strain 17A/GY chromosome 1 unlocalized genomic scaffold, alternate assembly CriGri-PICRH-1.0 chr1_0, whole genome shotgun sequence, a single genomic window includes:
- the Mlf1 gene encoding myeloid leukemia factor 1 isoform X5, with protein sequence MRHMMRSFSEPFGRDTLSICDGRRRTHNHRGHNDEDSLTHTDVSPFQAMDRMMFNMQNGMQELQRNFGQLSMDPNGHSFCSSSVMTYSKVGDEPPKVFQASTQTRMAPGGVGVKRLKPFSINDKIKETRRAVRDSDSGLEKMAVGHHIHDRAHVIKKSKNNRTGDEEVNQEFINMNECDAHSFDNEWKSEVLKFKPSGRPCNLENTRIRSVGHDNSGPRELKRREKIHRSSALENGRRQNVFVDKLNVKGSPGKITKK encoded by the exons ATGCGCCACATGATGAGAAGTTTCTCTGAACCTTTTGGAAGAGACACGCTCAGTATCTGTGATGGGAGAAGAAGAACCCATAATCATAGAGGACATAATGATGAAGATTCCTTAACT CATACAGATGTCAGCCCTTTTCAGGCAATGGATCGGATGATGTTCAATATGCAAAATGGTATGCAGGAGTTACAAAGAAACTTT GGTCAGCTTTCAATGGATCCAAATGGACATTCATTTTGTTCTTCCTCTGTTATGACATATTCCAAAGTAGGAGATGAACCACCAAAGGTTTTCCAGGCCTCAACTCAAACCCGTATGGCTCCAGGAGGA GTTGGAGTCAAGAGACTCAAGCCCTTCAGCATAAATGATAAG ataaaagaaaccaGAAGAGCAGTGAGAGATTCTGATAGTGGTCTAGAGAAAATGGCTGTTGGTCATCATATACATGACCGAGCTCATGTCATTAAAAAGTCCAAGAACAACAGGACAGGAGATGAAGAGGTCAATCAAGAGTTCATCAATATGAATGAAT GTGATGCTCATTCTTTTGATAATGAGTGGAAAAGTGAAGTTTTGAAGTTCAAGCCTAGTGGACGACCATGCAATCTAGAAAACACTAGAATTCGAAGTGTGGGTCATGATAATTCAGGGCCACGAGAACTCAAAAGGAG AGAGAAAATTCATCGAAGTTCAGCCCTTGAGAATGGAAGACGACAAAACGTTTTTGTGGACAAACTCAATGTCAAAGGATCACCTGGGAAAATCACCAAAAAATAA
- the Mlf1 gene encoding myeloid leukemia factor 1 isoform X1 has protein sequence MFRMLGSSFEDDPFFADSFLAHRENMRHMMRSFSEPFGRDTLSICDGRRRTHNHRGHNDEDSLTHTDVSPFQAMDRMMFNMQNGMQELQRNFGQLSMDPNGHSFCSSSVMTYSKVGDEPPKVFQASTQTRMAPGGVGVKRLKPFSINDKIKETRRAVRDSDSGLEKMAVGHHIHDRAHVIKKSKNNRTGDEEVNQEFINMNECDAHSFDNEWKSEVLKFKPSGRPCNLENTRIRSVGHDNSGPRELKRREKIHRSSALENGRRQNVFVDKLNVKGSPGKITKK, from the exons TGATTCCTTTCTTGCACACCGAGAAAATATGCGCCACATGATGAGAAGTTTCTCTGAACCTTTTGGAAGAGACACGCTCAGTATCTGTGATGGGAGAAGAAGAACCCATAATCATAGAGGACATAATGATGAAGATTCCTTAACT CATACAGATGTCAGCCCTTTTCAGGCAATGGATCGGATGATGTTCAATATGCAAAATGGTATGCAGGAGTTACAAAGAAACTTT GGTCAGCTTTCAATGGATCCAAATGGACATTCATTTTGTTCTTCCTCTGTTATGACATATTCCAAAGTAGGAGATGAACCACCAAAGGTTTTCCAGGCCTCAACTCAAACCCGTATGGCTCCAGGAGGA GTTGGAGTCAAGAGACTCAAGCCCTTCAGCATAAATGATAAG ataaaagaaaccaGAAGAGCAGTGAGAGATTCTGATAGTGGTCTAGAGAAAATGGCTGTTGGTCATCATATACATGACCGAGCTCATGTCATTAAAAAGTCCAAGAACAACAGGACAGGAGATGAAGAGGTCAATCAAGAGTTCATCAATATGAATGAAT GTGATGCTCATTCTTTTGATAATGAGTGGAAAAGTGAAGTTTTGAAGTTCAAGCCTAGTGGACGACCATGCAATCTAGAAAACACTAGAATTCGAAGTGTGGGTCATGATAATTCAGGGCCACGAGAACTCAAAAGGAG AGAGAAAATTCATCGAAGTTCAGCCCTTGAGAATGGAAGACGACAAAACGTTTTTGTGGACAAACTCAATGTCAAAGGATCACCTGGGAAAATCACCAAAAAATAA
- the Mlf1 gene encoding myeloid leukemia factor 1 isoform X4 gives MFRMLGSSFEDDPFFADSFLAHRENMRHMMRSFSEPFGRDTLSICDGRRRTHNHRGHNDEDSLTHTDVSPFQAMDRMMFNMQNGMQELQRNFLSMDPNGHSFCSSSVMTYSKVGDEPPKVFQASTQTRMAPGGIKETRRAVRDSDSGLEKMAVGHHIHDRAHVIKKSKNNRTGDEEVNQEFINMNECDAHSFDNEWKSEVLKFKPSGRPCNLENTRIRSVGHDNSGPRELKRREKIHRSSALENGRRQNVFVDKLNVKGSPGKITKK, from the exons TGATTCCTTTCTTGCACACCGAGAAAATATGCGCCACATGATGAGAAGTTTCTCTGAACCTTTTGGAAGAGACACGCTCAGTATCTGTGATGGGAGAAGAAGAACCCATAATCATAGAGGACATAATGATGAAGATTCCTTAACT CATACAGATGTCAGCCCTTTTCAGGCAATGGATCGGATGATGTTCAATATGCAAAATGGTATGCAGGAGTTACAAAGAAACTTT CTTTCAATGGATCCAAATGGACATTCATTTTGTTCTTCCTCTGTTATGACATATTCCAAAGTAGGAGATGAACCACCAAAGGTTTTCCAGGCCTCAACTCAAACCCGTATGGCTCCAGGAGGA ataaaagaaaccaGAAGAGCAGTGAGAGATTCTGATAGTGGTCTAGAGAAAATGGCTGTTGGTCATCATATACATGACCGAGCTCATGTCATTAAAAAGTCCAAGAACAACAGGACAGGAGATGAAGAGGTCAATCAAGAGTTCATCAATATGAATGAAT GTGATGCTCATTCTTTTGATAATGAGTGGAAAAGTGAAGTTTTGAAGTTCAAGCCTAGTGGACGACCATGCAATCTAGAAAACACTAGAATTCGAAGTGTGGGTCATGATAATTCAGGGCCACGAGAACTCAAAAGGAG AGAGAAAATTCATCGAAGTTCAGCCCTTGAGAATGGAAGACGACAAAACGTTTTTGTGGACAAACTCAATGTCAAAGGATCACCTGGGAAAATCACCAAAAAATAA
- the Mlf1 gene encoding myeloid leukemia factor 1 isoform X2, protein MFRMLGSSFEDDPFFADSFLAHRENMRHMMRSFSEPFGRDTLSICDGRRRTHNHRGHNDEDSLTHTDVSPFQAMDRMMFNMQNGMQELQRNFLSMDPNGHSFCSSSVMTYSKVGDEPPKVFQASTQTRMAPGGVGVKRLKPFSINDKIKETRRAVRDSDSGLEKMAVGHHIHDRAHVIKKSKNNRTGDEEVNQEFINMNECDAHSFDNEWKSEVLKFKPSGRPCNLENTRIRSVGHDNSGPRELKRREKIHRSSALENGRRQNVFVDKLNVKGSPGKITKK, encoded by the exons TGATTCCTTTCTTGCACACCGAGAAAATATGCGCCACATGATGAGAAGTTTCTCTGAACCTTTTGGAAGAGACACGCTCAGTATCTGTGATGGGAGAAGAAGAACCCATAATCATAGAGGACATAATGATGAAGATTCCTTAACT CATACAGATGTCAGCCCTTTTCAGGCAATGGATCGGATGATGTTCAATATGCAAAATGGTATGCAGGAGTTACAAAGAAACTTT CTTTCAATGGATCCAAATGGACATTCATTTTGTTCTTCCTCTGTTATGACATATTCCAAAGTAGGAGATGAACCACCAAAGGTTTTCCAGGCCTCAACTCAAACCCGTATGGCTCCAGGAGGA GTTGGAGTCAAGAGACTCAAGCCCTTCAGCATAAATGATAAG ataaaagaaaccaGAAGAGCAGTGAGAGATTCTGATAGTGGTCTAGAGAAAATGGCTGTTGGTCATCATATACATGACCGAGCTCATGTCATTAAAAAGTCCAAGAACAACAGGACAGGAGATGAAGAGGTCAATCAAGAGTTCATCAATATGAATGAAT GTGATGCTCATTCTTTTGATAATGAGTGGAAAAGTGAAGTTTTGAAGTTCAAGCCTAGTGGACGACCATGCAATCTAGAAAACACTAGAATTCGAAGTGTGGGTCATGATAATTCAGGGCCACGAGAACTCAAAAGGAG AGAGAAAATTCATCGAAGTTCAGCCCTTGAGAATGGAAGACGACAAAACGTTTTTGTGGACAAACTCAATGTCAAAGGATCACCTGGGAAAATCACCAAAAAATAA
- the Mlf1 gene encoding myeloid leukemia factor 1 isoform X3: MFRMLGSSFEDDPFFADSFLAHRENMRHMMRSFSEPFGRDTLSICDGRRRTHNHRGHNDEDSLTHTDVSPFQAMDRMMFNMQNGMQELQRNFGQLSMDPNGHSFCSSSVMTYSKVGDEPPKVFQASTQTRMAPGGIKETRRAVRDSDSGLEKMAVGHHIHDRAHVIKKSKNNRTGDEEVNQEFINMNECDAHSFDNEWKSEVLKFKPSGRPCNLENTRIRSVGHDNSGPRELKRREKIHRSSALENGRRQNVFVDKLNVKGSPGKITKK, encoded by the exons TGATTCCTTTCTTGCACACCGAGAAAATATGCGCCACATGATGAGAAGTTTCTCTGAACCTTTTGGAAGAGACACGCTCAGTATCTGTGATGGGAGAAGAAGAACCCATAATCATAGAGGACATAATGATGAAGATTCCTTAACT CATACAGATGTCAGCCCTTTTCAGGCAATGGATCGGATGATGTTCAATATGCAAAATGGTATGCAGGAGTTACAAAGAAACTTT GGTCAGCTTTCAATGGATCCAAATGGACATTCATTTTGTTCTTCCTCTGTTATGACATATTCCAAAGTAGGAGATGAACCACCAAAGGTTTTCCAGGCCTCAACTCAAACCCGTATGGCTCCAGGAGGA ataaaagaaaccaGAAGAGCAGTGAGAGATTCTGATAGTGGTCTAGAGAAAATGGCTGTTGGTCATCATATACATGACCGAGCTCATGTCATTAAAAAGTCCAAGAACAACAGGACAGGAGATGAAGAGGTCAATCAAGAGTTCATCAATATGAATGAAT GTGATGCTCATTCTTTTGATAATGAGTGGAAAAGTGAAGTTTTGAAGTTCAAGCCTAGTGGACGACCATGCAATCTAGAAAACACTAGAATTCGAAGTGTGGGTCATGATAATTCAGGGCCACGAGAACTCAAAAGGAG AGAGAAAATTCATCGAAGTTCAGCCCTTGAGAATGGAAGACGACAAAACGTTTTTGTGGACAAACTCAATGTCAAAGGATCACCTGGGAAAATCACCAAAAAATAA